A region of Candidatus Defluviilinea gracilis DNA encodes the following proteins:
- a CDS encoding ABC transporter permease — translation MNNQPTNLSSTIWKRFTRHRGAIVGMVIISIILVVCVFAFVSPFDSEKSNLAEKYLPPSSTYLLGTDALGRDLLTRILYGGRISLAVGGIAVAISLLIGVPVGALAGYYGGKIDTVLMRITDAFLSLPSFLVLILLAAILREVELPIFQRNSVLTISLVIGILSWMTFARLVRAAFLTLREMDYVSAARALGSSDGRIMLGHILPNGIGVVIVEATLQLGYAIIQEAGLSFLNFGIQQPTPSWGNLIYTAQDHFTKYPWLAIFPGIAIFLTIISVNYIGDGLRDAFDPYKVMEKVGEWT, via the coding sequence ATGAACAACCAACCTACCAACCTCTCCTCCACCATCTGGAAACGCTTCACCCGTCATCGCGGCGCGATCGTGGGTATGGTCATCATCAGCATCATCCTCGTTGTGTGTGTGTTCGCTTTCGTCTCGCCGTTCGATTCTGAAAAATCGAATCTCGCCGAAAAATATTTACCTCCATCGTCCACATACCTCCTCGGCACCGACGCGCTCGGGCGCGACCTGCTCACGCGCATCCTCTACGGCGGACGCATCTCGCTAGCCGTCGGCGGTATCGCTGTGGCAATTTCACTCCTCATCGGAGTCCCTGTCGGCGCGTTGGCTGGCTACTACGGCGGCAAAATTGACACCGTCCTCATGCGCATCACAGACGCGTTTCTATCTTTGCCATCTTTCCTCGTTTTGATCCTGCTCGCGGCGATATTGCGCGAAGTGGAACTCCCCATCTTTCAACGTAACAGCGTGTTGACCATCAGCCTCGTCATCGGCATCCTCTCGTGGATGACGTTTGCCCGCCTCGTCCGCGCCGCCTTCCTCACCCTGCGCGAAATGGACTATGTCTCAGCCGCGCGCGCCCTCGGCTCCTCCGATGGACGCATCATGCTCGGTCACATCCTCCCCAATGGGATCGGCGTCGTCATCGTCGAAGCGACCTTGCAACTCGGCTACGCCATCATTCAAGAGGCAGGCTTGAGCTTCCTCAACTTTGGCATCCAGCAACCAACTCCCTCGTGGGGCAATCTCATTTACACCGCGCAGGATCACTTCACCAAATACCCGTGGCTGGCAATCTTCCCAGGCATAGCCATCTTCCTCACCATCATCTCCGTCAACTACATCGGCGACGGTCTCCGCGACGCGTTCGATCCATATAAGGTGATGGAGAAGGTTGGGGAATGGACGTGA
- the ahcY gene encoding adenosylhomocysteinase: MSNYDIKDISQAEGGRRRMDWAEREMPVLRQIRERFKKEKPLKGLRVSACLHVTTETANLMVALQDGGADIVLTASNPLSTQDDVAAALVNQFEIPTYAIKGEDKVTYFKHIRAALEHKPHMTMDDGADLVSSLFFIEMGRFEKLEPSLASWAKGLSDDERKEMLKGVIGGTEETTTGVIRLKAMEKDNVLKFPVIAVNDAMTKHFFDNRYGTGQSTIDGIIRATNVLLAGKVFVVAGYGWCGRGLASRARGMGAQVVVTEVDPMKALEAVMDGYQVMPMGDAAKLGDFFCTVTGDLNVIDEHHFAAMKDGAIVANSGHFNVEINIPALEKMSVGKPNLVRPFVDQYTTKDGRKINILGEGRLINLASAEGHPASVMDMSFANQALSAEFMAKNADKLEKKVYSVPAEIDHEIARLKLEAMGVKIDTLTAEQTHYLNSWEEGT, translated from the coding sequence ATGAGTAATTACGATATCAAAGACATCAGCCAAGCCGAGGGCGGACGCCGCCGCATGGATTGGGCGGAGCGCGAGATGCCCGTCCTGCGCCAGATCCGCGAGCGATTCAAAAAGGAGAAGCCGCTCAAGGGTTTGCGCGTGTCGGCATGTTTGCACGTGACGACTGAGACTGCGAACCTCATGGTCGCGTTGCAAGACGGCGGCGCGGACATTGTCCTCACCGCGTCGAACCCGCTCTCCACGCAGGACGATGTCGCCGCGGCGTTGGTGAATCAGTTCGAGATTCCCACGTACGCGATCAAGGGCGAAGACAAGGTCACGTACTTCAAGCACATCCGCGCCGCGCTCGAACACAAACCGCACATGACGATGGACGATGGCGCAGATCTGGTCTCGTCGCTGTTCTTCATCGAGATGGGTCGCTTTGAAAAACTTGAGCCGTCTCTCGCGAGTTGGGCAAAAGGTCTCTCCGACGATGAACGCAAGGAAATGTTGAAAGGCGTGATCGGCGGCACGGAAGAGACAACTACGGGCGTCATCCGTTTGAAGGCGATGGAAAAAGATAACGTGTTGAAGTTCCCCGTCATCGCGGTGAACGATGCGATGACCAAGCACTTCTTCGACAACCGCTACGGCACGGGTCAATCCACCATTGACGGCATCATCCGCGCGACGAATGTTTTGCTCGCGGGCAAAGTGTTCGTTGTGGCAGGCTACGGCTGGTGCGGACGCGGTCTCGCGTCACGCGCGCGCGGCATGGGCGCGCAGGTCGTCGTCACCGAAGTGGACCCGATGAAGGCGCTCGAAGCGGTGATGGACGGGTATCAAGTGATGCCGATGGGCGATGCCGCCAAGCTCGGCGATTTCTTCTGCACGGTCACCGGCGATCTCAACGTCATTGACGAACATCACTTCGCCGCGATGAAAGACGGCGCGATCGTCGCCAATTCAGGTCACTTCAACGTGGAGATCAACATCCCCGCGCTCGAGAAGATGAGCGTTGGCAAACCGAATCTCGTCCGCCCGTTCGTGGATCAATACACGACAAAAGACGGACGCAAGATCAACATCCTCGGCGAAGGACGACTCATCAACCTCGCCTCTGCCGAAGGGCATCCTGCCTCCGTCATGGACATGTCTTTCGCCAACCAGGCTTTGTCGGCCGAATTCATGGCGAAGAATGCGGATAAATTGGAGAAGAAAGTGTATTCTGTCCCTGCTGAGATTGACCACGAGATCGCCCGCCTCAAACTCGAAGCGATGGGCGTGAAGATCGACACGCTCACAGCGGAACAGACTCACTATTTGAATTCGTGGGAAGAGGGAACTTAG
- a CDS encoding peptide ABC transporter substrate-binding protein, producing the protein MFTKKRALFFLTFAVIVSLAIVSCGPASQPTATEEPASPTGSETGSEKSITIVIGEDPPSFNPMVADTGYDALVMELVLLGMADIDPNGNVFPELAAELPTVENGGVTIDDEAGTMAVTWTMRQDVLWQDGNQVTADDVLFTWNAITDPVNGTWIPGIDYIDSVEQLSQNSFVVNYNTIYPGYLTQFGGEQIAIWPAHYCDIEQGFLAWDCGREPLSDGPFVLHDWVAGDHMTFHKNDNYYLAPKPSLDQVIVQIVPDDAVRKTMMLNGDADIDMWINANTAKDLEGSEKAKVSLSPTDRWVMRLYFNLAAKGTVDPVATPHPILSDVNVRKAIRSAVDVDTISSEIFYGLTTPTWTEFFRPPYQCNVPRPAFDPEGAKAMLEKAGWTDSDGDGVRECHGCSTGAPEGYKMEMEFITYAEFGEPLELTQQLIAEELGDIGIKMNITVVEGSILWDQAENGGIEQSGNYDIDIWDDGYAGVDPTDYIWELYSQEALVPGSGYNVMRYDNPEVDALIDEAYTLDEASRKETFCKIADILNEDVPLVYLFTTPNLEAYSARLVGVQSTVNDLVTWNIADWTLK; encoded by the coding sequence ATGTTCACCAAAAAGCGCGCGTTGTTCTTTCTGACCTTCGCGGTCATAGTCTCGCTGGCAATCGTTTCATGCGGACCAGCATCACAACCCACGGCGACTGAAGAACCCGCCTCTCCAACAGGTTCTGAAACAGGTTCGGAAAAAAGTATCACCATTGTCATCGGCGAAGACCCGCCATCGTTTAACCCGATGGTCGCGGATACCGGCTACGACGCGCTGGTGATGGAACTCGTTCTGCTCGGCATGGCAGACATTGACCCGAACGGAAATGTTTTCCCCGAACTCGCCGCAGAATTACCCACTGTTGAAAATGGCGGCGTGACGATTGACGACGAAGCGGGGACCATGGCGGTCACATGGACGATGCGCCAGGATGTGTTGTGGCAGGACGGCAATCAAGTGACCGCTGACGATGTGTTGTTCACTTGGAATGCGATCACCGATCCAGTCAACGGCACATGGATTCCCGGCATTGATTACATTGATTCGGTCGAGCAGTTGAGCCAGAATTCCTTCGTCGTCAACTACAACACCATTTATCCCGGCTACCTCACACAATTCGGCGGCGAGCAGATCGCCATTTGGCCCGCGCATTACTGCGACATCGAGCAGGGATTCCTCGCATGGGACTGCGGACGCGAACCGTTGAGCGACGGTCCTTTCGTGCTGCATGATTGGGTCGCGGGCGATCACATGACATTCCACAAGAACGACAATTATTATCTCGCGCCGAAACCCAGCCTCGATCAGGTGATCGTGCAGATCGTCCCTGACGATGCCGTGCGCAAGACGATGATGTTGAACGGCGATGCGGATATTGACATGTGGATCAACGCCAACACGGCGAAGGACCTCGAAGGTTCGGAAAAAGCAAAGGTCAGTCTGAGTCCGACCGACCGTTGGGTGATGCGGCTGTACTTCAATCTCGCGGCAAAAGGGACGGTGGATCCGGTGGCGACTCCTCACCCCATCCTTTCTGACGTCAACGTGCGGAAAGCGATTCGTTCCGCTGTGGATGTTGACACCATCTCCTCCGAAATTTTCTACGGGCTGACCACCCCCACATGGACGGAGTTCTTCCGCCCGCCGTATCAATGCAATGTGCCGCGCCCCGCGTTCGATCCTGAAGGCGCAAAAGCGATGCTCGAAAAAGCAGGCTGGACCGATTCAGACGGCGATGGAGTCCGAGAATGTCACGGTTGCTCCACCGGCGCGCCCGAAGGCTACAAAATGGAAATGGAATTCATCACCTATGCTGAATTCGGCGAACCGCTCGAATTGACTCAACAACTCATCGCGGAAGAACTCGGCGACATCGGAATCAAGATGAATATCACGGTCGTCGAAGGCAGTATCCTGTGGGATCAAGCCGAGAACGGCGGCATCGAACAAAGTGGCAACTACGATATTGACATTTGGGACGACGGGTACGCGGGCGTTGACCCCACCGATTACATTTGGGAACTGTATTCGCAAGAAGCGCTCGTGCCGGGTAGCGGCTACAACGTGATGCGCTACGACAATCCCGAAGTGGACGCGCTGATCGACGAAGCGTACACGCTCGATGAAGCCTCGCGCAAAGAAACGTTCTGCAAAATCGCAGACATCCTCAATGAAGATGTGCCGCTCGTGTATCTCTTCACCACTCCCAACCTCGAAGCCTACTCCGCGCGGCTTGTCGGCGTGCAGTCCACCGTCAACGATCTGGTCACATGGAATATCGCCGATTGGACATTGAAATAA
- a CDS encoding carbohydrate kinase family protein gives MDILLTGSVAYDYLMTFPGLFKEQILPERLASISLSFLVESMSKQRGGIAPNIAYSMALLGTTPRVMATVGEDFGEYRQWLESKGVDTSLMKVIPGEFTASFFATTDNVSAQIASFYPGAMARSSTQSLKELDKKPDLVIVSPSAPDAMMKFPAECRELGIPYLYDPSQQVLRLEGEELARDMEGAQFLFCNDYEFGLISKKTNWSLDQILKHVKVLVITRGKDGADLYVNGDSVHIPTVPEKEIVDPTGVGDAFRGGFLAGYSRGFDWKLCGEIGSLAAVYCLEQRGPQSHSYSRQEFVERFRKHFEDGGKMDGLL, from the coding sequence ATGGACATCCTTCTCACCGGTTCAGTTGCCTACGATTACTTGATGACCTTCCCGGGTCTTTTCAAGGAACAAATCCTTCCGGAACGATTGGCTTCGATCAGTCTTTCGTTCCTCGTCGAATCCATGTCGAAACAGCGCGGCGGTATCGCGCCGAACATTGCTTATTCGATGGCGTTGCTTGGGACAACGCCGCGCGTGATGGCAACCGTCGGCGAAGACTTTGGCGAGTATCGTCAATGGCTCGAATCGAAAGGCGTGGACACCTCCTTGATGAAAGTTATCCCCGGCGAGTTCACCGCCTCGTTCTTTGCGACGACGGATAACGTCTCGGCGCAAATTGCCTCGTTCTATCCCGGAGCGATGGCGCGCTCCTCCACGCAGTCGCTGAAAGAGTTGGACAAAAAACCAGATTTGGTGATCGTTTCCCCGTCCGCGCCGGATGCGATGATGAAGTTTCCCGCCGAATGCCGCGAGTTGGGAATCCCGTATTTGTATGACCCGAGTCAACAAGTGCTTCGTCTCGAAGGCGAAGAATTGGCGCGCGATATGGAAGGCGCGCAGTTTTTGTTCTGCAATGATTACGAGTTCGGGTTGATCTCCAAAAAGACGAACTGGAGTTTGGATCAAATTCTTAAGCATGTCAAAGTATTGGTTATCACGCGCGGCAAAGACGGCGCGGACTTGTACGTCAATGGCGATTCGGTGCATATCCCAACCGTCCCTGAGAAAGAGATCGTAGACCCGACCGGGGTCGGCGACGCCTTCCGCGGCGGATTCCTGGCGGGCTATTCGCGCGGCTTCGACTGGAAGTTGTGCGGCGAGATCGGTTCGCTTGCGGCGGTCTATTGTTTGGAGCAGCGCGGTCCGCAAAGCCATTCGTATTCGCGTCAGGAATTTGTGGAACGGTTTCGAAAGCATTTTGAAGATGGCGGGAAGATGGATGGGTTGTTATAA
- a CDS encoding site-2 protease family protein encodes MSFFQPTPTSRYDLRFSIAGIPVRVHPLFWLIALLLGASGDLLQIVIWILVVFVSILIHELGHAFAFRWYGLRSQILLHFSGGLTIPEMSPWGSGYASVAIGPVQQILISLAGPGAGFLLAGLIIVGVQLLGGSVANNNLFGLLPLPTSATLPFGGFTMSIFLTMMLWVNVFWGLINLLPIYPLDGGQVARNILLMYDPIGGVRKSLWLSVIAGGLMALAGFVLFHSAYTALLFGLLAFQSYQALQNRFGSGY; translated from the coding sequence ATGTCCTTTTTTCAACCTACCCCGACGAGCCGTTACGACCTCCGCTTTTCCATTGCAGGCATTCCTGTGCGCGTGCATCCGCTGTTTTGGCTGATTGCGCTCCTGCTGGGCGCTAGCGGCGACCTGCTTCAGATCGTGATTTGGATTCTTGTTGTTTTCGTTTCCATCCTGATCCATGAACTTGGTCACGCATTTGCATTTCGTTGGTATGGTTTGCGTTCGCAAATTTTGCTCCATTTCTCCGGCGGCTTGACCATCCCCGAAATGTCGCCGTGGGGGAGCGGATACGCAAGCGTCGCCATCGGTCCCGTTCAGCAGATTTTGATCTCGCTGGCTGGACCCGGCGCGGGCTTCTTGCTAGCCGGGCTTATTATTGTTGGCGTTCAACTTCTTGGCGGCTCTGTCGCCAACAATAACTTGTTCGGACTCCTGCCATTGCCTACTTCAGCCACCTTGCCGTTTGGCGGGTTCACAATGAGTATTTTCCTTACGATGATGCTGTGGGTTAATGTTTTTTGGGGTTTGATCAACCTTCTGCCCATCTACCCGCTGGATGGCGGTCAGGTGGCGCGCAACATCCTGCTTATGTACGATCCTATCGGGGGCGTGCGCAAATCGCTTTGGCTGTCGGTGATCGCGGGCGGACTCATGGCTTTGGCGGGCTTCGTTTTATTTCACAGCGCGTACACCGCGCTCCTGTTTGGACTCCTCGCGTTCCAAAGTTATCAGGCTTTGCAAAACCGATTTGGAAGCGGGTATTAA
- the mtnA gene encoding S-methyl-5-thioribose-1-phosphate isomerase, whose protein sequence is MSPMRTVFWEDNQVKMIDQRVLPARFEVASYNDHKSVAQAITDMVVRGAPAIGATAAFGLALAGFESASTSTGDLLADLESAASTLKASRPTAVNLAWAVDRVLRIAYSVNGSADELREAVLREAQKIADEDVEINKRMAEHGATLINDGDTIIHHCNTGALAAVDWGTALGVIRTAHEQGKKIHVLVDETRPRLQGARLTAWELEQYNIPYEIISDNTAGYFLKAGKAQKCFVGSDRTAANGDVANKIGTYMLALAAKDNGVPFYPVVPTSTIDLSLSHGDQIPIEERNPEEVLGLEFKGERVTPKNAKARNIAFDVTPNRLVTAIVTENGIAYPPFEESLKKVVLGS, encoded by the coding sequence ATGTCCCCCATGAGAACCGTATTCTGGGAAGACAACCAAGTCAAAATGATAGACCAGCGGGTTTTGCCCGCGCGCTTCGAAGTCGCATCGTACAACGATCACAAATCCGTCGCGCAAGCGATTACGGATATGGTCGTACGCGGCGCGCCCGCCATCGGAGCGACTGCCGCTTTCGGACTCGCGCTCGCGGGATTCGAATCCGCTTCCACTTCGACGGGCGACCTGCTCGCCGATTTGGAATCTGCCGCGTCCACGTTGAAGGCTTCGCGTCCCACCGCAGTGAATCTTGCATGGGCGGTGGACAGGGTATTGCGTATTGCGTACTCCGTAAACGGATCGGCGGATGAGTTGCGAGAGGCTGTGTTAAGGGAAGCGCAGAAGATAGCCGATGAAGATGTGGAAATCAACAAGCGCATGGCAGAGCACGGCGCGACGTTAATCAACGACGGCGATACGATCATCCATCACTGCAACACAGGCGCGCTCGCCGCAGTGGACTGGGGGACCGCGCTCGGAGTCATCCGCACCGCGCACGAACAAGGGAAAAAGATTCACGTGTTGGTAGATGAGACTCGTCCGCGCTTGCAGGGAGCGCGTCTCACCGCGTGGGAACTGGAGCAATACAACATCCCCTACGAGATCATCAGCGATAACACGGCGGGCTATTTCCTCAAAGCGGGCAAAGCGCAAAAATGTTTTGTCGGCTCTGATCGCACCGCCGCGAACGGCGACGTGGCAAATAAAATAGGCACGTACATGCTTGCCCTCGCCGCGAAAGACAATGGCGTTCCGTTTTATCCCGTCGTGCCGACTTCCACGATTGACCTCTCGCTTTCACACGGAGATCAAATCCCAATCGAAGAACGCAATCCCGAAGAAGTGCTGGGCTTGGAATTCAAAGGCGAGCGCGTGACGCCGAAGAATGCCAAAGCGCGCAACATCGCCTTCGATGTGACGCCGAATCGTTTGGTCACAGCCATTGTCACTGAGAACGGAATCGCATATCCGCCGTTTGAGGAGAGTTTGAAGAAAGTGGTGTTGGGAAGCTAA